The window TTATCCTATCCGCCAATCCATCGGCTTCGGCTTGGGACTTGGCTTCGGTATAAATTCTGATGATGGGTTCCGTGTTCGATTTTCTCAAATGCACCCAATTCTCCGGAAAATCAATCTTCACCCCATCGATGGTAGACACCTCTTCATCCTTATATTTATGGTGCATGGCCTCCAACAGCGCATCTACATCCAAGTCGGGCGTCAATGCTATCTTCTTTTTGCTCATAAAATAGCTCGGGTAACTGGCACGAAGTTCGGCCACTGTTCCACCGCGCTCGGCCATCAGCATCAAAAATAAAGCCGTCCCCACCAAGGCATCCCGTCCATAATGGCTCTCAGGATAAATGATACCGCCATTGCCCTCACCCCCAATAATGGCATTATTGGCCTTCATCTTGGTCACTACGTTCACCTCCCCCACTGCAGCAGCTTCGTAAGTGCCGCCGTGTTTTTCCGTAATGTCGCGCAAAGCACGGGAGGAGGAAAGATTGGATACCGTATTTCCTTTGGTCTTGGATAGCACATAATCGGCGCAAGCCACTAGCGTATATTCTTCACCGAACATTTCCCCATCATTGCTAATAAATGCCAATCGGTCCACGTCCGGGTCCACTACAATGCCAAAATCAGCCTTTTCCTCCACTACTTTCTTGCAGATATCGCCCAAATGTTCCTTCAAAGGTTCGGGGTTATGCGGAAAATGTCCTGTGGGGTCACAATATAATTTTACTACTTCAACCCCCAATTCTTCAAGCAATTTTGGAATGGCAATCCCACCTGTTGAATTGACCCCGTCGACCACAACCTTAAAGCCTACCTTTTTTATGGTCTCGGCATCTACCAAAGGTAATTCCAATACTTCATCTATATGGATATCGATGTAGGAATCGTTCTTTATGATTTCACCCAAATCATCGACCTCGGCGAATTCAAAATCCTCTTTCTCGGCCAAGGCCAAGATCTTAGCGCCTTGCTCCGCATCCAAAAACTCCCCTTTTTCGTTCAATAATTTAAGGGCGTTCCACTGTTTGGGGTTATGGCTGGCCGTTAAAATAATGCCGCCGTCCGCTTTTTCCAAAGGAACCGCAATCTCTACGGTGGGGGTTGTGGACAATCCCAAATCGATAACATCAATTCCCAATCCCACCAAGGTGGAGACCACCAAATTTTGTATCATCTCCCCAGATAAACGGGCATCTCGACCAATGACTACCTTCAGCTTATCCTTCGCAGCGTACGATTGTAACCAGGTACCATAAGCGGCAGCGAATTTTACCGCGTCAACGGGCGTTAAGTTATCGTTTGTGCGCCCTCCGATGGTGCCTCGTATGCCGGAAATGGATTTGATGAGTGTCATAATTGTTAAAAAAGTTTTTGCAAATATAATGGGGTATCCTCGATTCCATGTTTTGAATTTGTAAATTTCGTTGGAAAAGGAATTTGCCCCGATGAACTTCTTAGCACATATTTATTTATCGTTCGATGATAAGGAAATCACTTTGGGCAATTTTTTTGCCGACCATATCCGTGGAAATAAGTACCATCATTTTCCTGACAGAATACAAAAAGGCATCCTGCTGCATCGGGAAATAGACACTTTTACCGATGCCCATCCCATCGCAAGACAAAGCAGCAAACGTTTACACAAAAACTACAGTCACTACAGCCGTGTGATTGTCGATATTTATTATGACCACTTTTTGGCTAAGAATTGGACGGATTATTCCGATGTTTCCTTGGCCGATTATGTAGAAAACTTCTATGATTTGCTGGAAGACAATTACGATATTCTGCCCATGGCCACCAAACGGATGATGCCCTACATGATTGCCGATAACTGGCTGCTCAACTATGCCAATCTAGCGGGAATCCAACGCGTGCTCAATGGCATGAACCGACGGACCAAGAACAAATCCCGAATGAATTTTGCCATTTTGGACCTGGAGGAACATTATGAGGAATTTGAAAACGAGTTCACCGACTTTTTTAAAGAATTGATTACCTTTTCCAACCAAAAATTTATTGCCCTATGCGAAGACTGATACTCTTTTTGCCCTTGCTCCTATTCATCAATTGTAAGCAGCAACCCGCAACGCCAACCGGACTGGTCACTGAAAAAGCCATGGTCGTTTCCGCACGGGAGGAAGCCTCCCAATTGGCCGCGGACATCATGAAAAAAGGTGGTAATGCCTTTGATGCCATGGTGGCTACCGAGCTTAGCTTGGTCATAGCCTACCCTTTTGCCGGCAGTGTGGGCGGAGGCGGTTTTATGGTCTATCGCAAAAGCAATGGCGAAGTCGGCGGCATCGATTATCGGGAAAAGGCACCCCTCGCCGCCCACAAAGATATGTATTTGGACTCCTTGGGCAACGTTATCCCTGGCTTGAGCACTTCGGGCGGCACCGCCGTAGGCGTACCCGGAACCGTAGCAGGTGTGTTGGAAGTCCATAGAAAATTTGGAAAATTACCGCTAAAGGAAATCATTGAACCTATCATTGCATTGGCCAATAAAGGCGTTGTGGTTACGGAGAAGCAGGCAGAACGTCTTGCGGGTTATCGTGAGGATTTCATCAAGGCAAATAGCGATAGCACCAAATTTGCGGGACCTTTTACCGCAGGCGACACCATCAAATATCCGACCTACGCGAAAACACTTCAAAAAATTATGGAAGAAGGGCGCGATGGATTTTATAAAGGTGAAGTGGCCCAAAAATTGGCCAATTTCGTGCAAGAAAATGGCGGTTTGATTACCACTGAAGACCTAGAAAAATATGAGGCCGTTTGGCGCGACCCCATCGTTTTTAACTACAAGGACATTAAGGTGATTTCCATGAGTCCACCGAGCAGCGGTGGCGTTACCATCAATCAAATATTCAAAATGATGGAGCCCTACGAAGTGGCCAAGTACGGGCATAACTCGGCGAAGACCATCCAATTATTTACCGAGGCCTCACGAAGAGCCTACGCCGACCGTAACTTCTATTTGGGGGACCCTGATTTTGTGGAGATTCCTTACGATATGTTGTTGAACGATGAATACATTCAGGAACGGATGGCCAATTTCTCTTTTGACAAGGCTACCCTGTCCTCCGAGGTAAGCCATGGCGAGGTCGAAATTGTTGAGAGCGCACAGACCACCCATTTTTCCATTGTGGATAGCGAAGGTAATGCGGTCTCGGTCACCTCTACCCTAAACGGAGGCTATGGTTCCAAGCTGTATTGCGAAGAACTTGGTTTCTTTTTGAATAACGAAATGGACGATTTTAGTGCCAAACCAGGGGTTCCGAATATGTTTGGACTCATTGGTGCCGAAGCGAACAGTATTCAACCCGAAAAACGCATGCTCAGCAGCATGACACCCACCATTGTGGAAAAGGATGGCAAACTGTACATGGTGGTAGGAACTCCAGGAGGTTCCACGATTAT is drawn from Flagellimonas sp. MMG031 and contains these coding sequences:
- the glmM gene encoding phosphoglucosamine mutase, translated to MTLIKSISGIRGTIGGRTNDNLTPVDAVKFAAAYGTWLQSYAAKDKLKVVIGRDARLSGEMIQNLVVSTLVGLGIDVIDLGLSTTPTVEIAVPLEKADGGIILTASHNPKQWNALKLLNEKGEFLDAEQGAKILALAEKEDFEFAEVDDLGEIIKNDSYIDIHIDEVLELPLVDAETIKKVGFKVVVDGVNSTGGIAIPKLLEELGVEVVKLYCDPTGHFPHNPEPLKEHLGDICKKVVEEKADFGIVVDPDVDRLAFISNDGEMFGEEYTLVACADYVLSKTKGNTVSNLSSSRALRDITEKHGGTYEAAAVGEVNVVTKMKANNAIIGGEGNGGIIYPESHYGRDALVGTALFLMLMAERGGTVAELRASYPSYFMSKKKIALTPDLDVDALLEAMHHKYKDEEVSTIDGVKIDFPENWVHLRKSNTEPIIRIYTEAKSQAEADGLADRIIGEIKEVAGI
- a CDS encoding acyl carrier protein phosphodiesterase, which gives rise to MNFLAHIYLSFDDKEITLGNFFADHIRGNKYHHFPDRIQKGILLHREIDTFTDAHPIARQSSKRLHKNYSHYSRVIVDIYYDHFLAKNWTDYSDVSLADYVENFYDLLEDNYDILPMATKRMMPYMIADNWLLNYANLAGIQRVLNGMNRRTKNKSRMNFAILDLEEHYEEFENEFTDFFKELITFSNQKFIALCED
- the ggt gene encoding gamma-glutamyltransferase; its protein translation is MRRLILFLPLLLFINCKQQPATPTGLVTEKAMVVSAREEASQLAADIMKKGGNAFDAMVATELSLVIAYPFAGSVGGGGFMVYRKSNGEVGGIDYREKAPLAAHKDMYLDSLGNVIPGLSTSGGTAVGVPGTVAGVLEVHRKFGKLPLKEIIEPIIALANKGVVVTEKQAERLAGYREDFIKANSDSTKFAGPFTAGDTIKYPTYAKTLQKIMEEGRDGFYKGEVAQKLANFVQENGGLITTEDLEKYEAVWRDPIVFNYKDIKVISMSPPSSGGVTINQIFKMMEPYEVAKYGHNSAKTIQLFTEASRRAYADRNFYLGDPDFVEIPYDMLLNDEYIQERMANFSFDKATLSSEVSHGEVEIVESAQTTHFSIVDSEGNAVSVTSTLNGGYGSKLYCEELGFFLNNEMDDFSAKPGVPNMFGLIGAEANSIQPEKRMLSSMTPTIVEKDGKLYMVVGTPGGSTIITAVAQTILNVYEFNLSMQEAVNAPRFHHQWLPDMVIFEPEGFSDELKEQLKSKGYIINEERTPIIGKVDAIRVLPDGRLEGGADKRGDDTAVGF